One stretch of Amycolatopsis tolypomycina DNA includes these proteins:
- a CDS encoding PucR family transcriptional regulator has product MVDEEVVSERIRQIAATLEGRAGELTGTLVQLYATDLPQLVNDDERMVSLLSASVYQNIETALQIFRHGIDPATVEPPAAAMEYARRLAQRGTPVFDLIRAYDLGQAAMLDFGFEECTRLVDDAALLGAMMRRLLRVAYEFITRVVRQLVGVYQDERDRWLLNRSAARAAKVADLLDGNGGPPDVDAAEAVIGYRLRGTHVGMIVWHASEAFVDDALSLLESVAGAVFERVRGQGRPLFVPRDEASAWVWLPLAPGTSVGREQLDAALAEAAAGVRVTVGDPGTGVDGFRDTHQQARRVHALALAAGEHCDRVLTFREVGTVALMTSDLNAARLWVASTLGPLAADEENCGRLRETLRVFLATGASYTAAAAELTMHKNSVQYRVRKAQELLPRGLAEGRLDIELALALCRRLGAAVLSPG; this is encoded by the coding sequence ATGGTGGACGAAGAAGTCGTCTCGGAGCGCATCCGGCAGATCGCCGCCACCCTCGAGGGCCGCGCGGGCGAACTCACCGGCACGCTGGTCCAGCTGTACGCCACCGACCTGCCGCAGCTGGTCAACGACGACGAGCGCATGGTGAGCCTGCTCTCGGCGAGCGTGTACCAGAACATCGAGACCGCGCTGCAGATCTTCCGGCACGGCATCGACCCGGCGACCGTCGAGCCGCCCGCCGCGGCGATGGAGTACGCCCGGCGGCTGGCGCAGCGCGGCACCCCGGTGTTCGACCTGATCCGCGCCTACGACCTCGGGCAGGCCGCGATGCTCGACTTCGGGTTCGAGGAGTGCACCCGGCTGGTCGACGACGCGGCGCTGCTCGGGGCCATGATGCGCCGGCTGCTGCGGGTCGCCTACGAGTTCATCACCCGGGTCGTCCGCCAGCTCGTCGGCGTCTACCAGGACGAACGCGACCGCTGGCTGCTCAACCGCAGCGCGGCCCGGGCGGCGAAGGTCGCGGACCTGCTCGACGGCAACGGCGGCCCGCCCGACGTCGACGCGGCCGAGGCGGTGATCGGCTACCGCCTGCGCGGCACCCACGTGGGCATGATCGTCTGGCACGCGTCGGAGGCCTTCGTCGACGACGCGCTGTCACTGCTCGAGTCGGTCGCGGGCGCGGTGTTCGAGCGCGTCCGCGGGCAGGGGCGGCCGCTGTTCGTGCCCCGCGACGAGGCCAGCGCCTGGGTGTGGCTCCCGCTCGCACCGGGCACGTCGGTCGGCCGCGAGCAGCTCGACGCGGCGCTCGCGGAAGCCGCGGCGGGCGTGCGGGTGACCGTCGGCGACCCGGGCACCGGCGTCGACGGCTTCCGCGACACCCACCAGCAGGCCCGCCGGGTGCACGCCCTGGCACTGGCGGCGGGGGAGCACTGCGACCGCGTGCTGACGTTCCGCGAGGTCGGCACGGTGGCGCTGATGACGAGCGACCTCAACGCGGCCCGCCTGTGGGTCGCGAGCACGCTCGGTCCCCTGGCGGCCGACGAGGAGAACTGCGGCCGGCTGCGCGAGACGCTCCGGGTGTTCCTGGCCACCGGCGCCAGCTACACCGCGGCGGCCGCCGAGCTGACGATGCACAAGAACTCGGTGCAGTACCGCGTCCGCAAGGCACAGGAGCTGCTGCCCCGCGGCCTGGCCGAGGGCAGGCTGGACATCGAGCTGGCGCTCGCCCTCTGCCGCCGCCTCGGCGCGGCGGTGCTCTCACCGGGGTGA
- a CDS encoding beta-ketoacyl synthase N-terminal-like domain-containing protein has protein sequence MSYGSLAALAGGQAARLLDAGVRPGEFVGLVTGHGTRAISAVLGTLAAGCTYVPLDPTFPRDRLAHQVAAARVTALLADPEHLELAEALCRTGSARVVPSGTDTGADTAPLPVPDPDPDAPAYVLFTSGSTGTPKAVAQTHRNLLHVVDNQIATLGITAADRLSLLASFGFDAAIPDLYPALLTGAAVVPVDVRAHGVAHAARELARHRVTVYHSTPTVYRYLLEALDGDLPSVRTVLLGGEQATYADVRRGRFAPDCVFVNGYGATEVTFAAQYRLTAADVDDNAAGPLPIGTALPGYTLTVLDGGELEVSGEYLVDGYFDQPSPAFGSKDGVRTYRTGDLGRLRPDGTVVCLGRLDRQVKVRGFRIELTEVEARLGEQPEVAEARAIVRGGALLAYVVPVAGSRPDGTALRAALAGVLPGHAVPTAVTVVPVFPLTVSGKLDEEALPDPRPAEVPEPAAPMTPAQRRVHAIWCAVLGHDRVGTTDAFFDVGGHSLLLGTVQQRLAAEFGAEVPLLALLEHPTVAAQAAYLEPSTSDAEPALADEAGEDEPGSDLIAVVGLACRFPGAPDADAFWWNLCAGTDAIHDYTDDELAALGIGPGLRADPAHVRAGGRLAHVEDFDAGFFGFGPDEAALTDPQHRLFLETAWHALEDAGRDPAREHGPVGVFTSTSVNRYFLFHLFGNPAVTGDVDPDDWEGRLPGRQLADHLPGQVAYRLGLTGPAVAVQSACSSSLAAVGLAAQSLAEYRCDLAIAGGVSVTWPRYRAGGMASPDGRCRSFDAAADGAGFGSGAGAVVLRRLSDALADADHIHAVLPGWAMTNDGGDRAGYAVPSPAGQAAAIAEALAVAEVDPAEVRLVEAHGSGTPLGDAIEVAALNRVYRDVPAGTCALGSVKTNIGHLDAAAGVAGLIKAVLSVRHGVIPPNLHFTAPHPEVDLAGGPCYVPVKAADWPAVPRRVAGVSAFGMGGTNVHVLVEEPPVPVPRVTADGPHVLPVSARDGKALREALSGLRDRLAADPPDLADVAYTLAVGRRELAVRAAVVATTAAEAVAALDTLLDEGTDLAGAPGAARELAARWVGGAAVDWVARHDGARPGRVPLPGYPFQRSRFWIDPPAR, from the coding sequence GTGAGCTACGGGTCGCTGGCCGCGCTGGCCGGGGGGCAGGCCGCGCGGCTGCTCGATGCCGGCGTCCGGCCGGGCGAGTTCGTCGGCCTGGTCACCGGGCACGGCACGCGGGCCATCTCCGCCGTCCTCGGCACGCTGGCGGCGGGGTGCACCTACGTCCCGCTCGACCCGACGTTCCCGCGGGACCGCCTCGCCCACCAGGTCGCGGCCGCCCGGGTGACCGCCCTGCTGGCCGATCCCGAGCACCTCGAACTGGCGGAAGCCCTGTGCCGCACCGGGTCCGCTCGCGTCGTGCCCTCCGGAACGGACACCGGGGCGGACACCGCGCCGCTGCCGGTGCCCGATCCCGACCCGGACGCGCCGGCCTACGTGCTGTTCACCTCCGGCTCCACCGGGACGCCGAAGGCGGTCGCGCAGACCCACCGCAACCTGCTGCACGTCGTGGACAACCAGATCGCGACGCTCGGCATCACCGCCGCCGACCGGCTCAGCCTGCTGGCCTCCTTCGGCTTCGACGCGGCGATCCCCGACCTCTACCCGGCGCTGCTGACCGGCGCCGCCGTGGTGCCGGTCGACGTCCGCGCGCACGGCGTGGCCCACGCCGCCCGCGAACTCGCGCGGCACCGGGTCACCGTCTACCACTCGACGCCCACCGTCTACCGCTACCTGCTCGAGGCCCTCGATGGCGACCTGCCCTCGGTGCGGACCGTCCTGCTGGGCGGCGAGCAGGCCACCTACGCCGACGTCCGCCGCGGCCGGTTCGCGCCGGACTGCGTGTTCGTCAACGGCTACGGCGCCACCGAGGTCACCTTCGCCGCGCAGTACCGGTTGACCGCCGCGGACGTCGACGACAATGCCGCCGGCCCGCTGCCCATCGGGACCGCGCTGCCGGGCTACACGCTCACCGTGCTCGACGGCGGTGAACTCGAAGTCAGCGGCGAGTACCTGGTCGACGGCTACTTCGACCAGCCGAGCCCGGCCTTCGGGAGCAAGGACGGCGTCCGCACCTACCGCACCGGCGACCTCGGCAGGCTCCGCCCGGACGGCACCGTCGTCTGCCTCGGCCGCCTCGACCGGCAGGTCAAGGTGCGCGGGTTCCGGATCGAGCTGACCGAGGTCGAAGCCCGGCTCGGCGAGCAGCCCGAAGTGGCCGAAGCCCGCGCCATCGTGCGCGGCGGCGCACTGCTCGCCTACGTCGTCCCGGTGGCGGGCAGCCGTCCGGACGGTACGGCGCTGCGGGCCGCGCTGGCCGGGGTGCTGCCCGGGCACGCGGTGCCCACGGCCGTCACCGTGGTCCCGGTGTTCCCGCTCACCGTCAGCGGCAAGCTCGATGAGGAAGCGCTTCCGGACCCGCGGCCGGCGGAGGTGCCGGAGCCCGCCGCGCCGATGACGCCGGCGCAGCGCCGGGTGCACGCGATCTGGTGCGCGGTCCTCGGGCACGACCGGGTCGGCACCACGGACGCGTTCTTCGACGTCGGCGGCCATTCCCTGCTGCTGGGCACCGTCCAGCAGCGGCTGGCCGCGGAGTTCGGGGCCGAGGTCCCGCTGCTGGCCCTGCTGGAGCACCCGACGGTCGCCGCGCAGGCCGCCTACCTGGAACCGTCCACTTCGGACGCCGAGCCTGCTCTCGCGGACGAGGCGGGCGAGGACGAACCCGGCAGCGACCTGATCGCCGTCGTCGGGCTCGCCTGCCGGTTCCCCGGCGCGCCGGACGCCGACGCGTTCTGGTGGAACCTCTGCGCCGGAACCGACGCGATCCACGACTACACCGACGACGAGCTGGCCGCCCTCGGCATCGGCCCCGGCCTGCGGGCCGACCCGGCACACGTGCGCGCCGGGGGCAGGCTCGCGCACGTCGAGGACTTCGACGCCGGGTTCTTCGGGTTCGGCCCGGACGAAGCCGCGTTGACCGACCCGCAGCACCGGCTCTTCCTGGAGACGGCGTGGCACGCCCTCGAAGACGCGGGCCGGGACCCGGCCCGGGAACACGGCCCGGTCGGCGTGTTCACCTCCACGAGCGTGAACCGGTACTTCCTGTTCCACCTGTTCGGCAACCCGGCCGTCACCGGCGACGTCGACCCCGACGACTGGGAGGGCAGGCTGCCCGGGCGGCAGCTCGCCGACCACCTGCCCGGCCAGGTCGCCTACCGGCTCGGGCTGACCGGGCCCGCGGTGGCGGTCCAGAGTGCCTGCTCCAGCTCGCTCGCGGCGGTCGGGCTGGCCGCGCAGAGCCTCGCCGAATACCGTTGCGACCTGGCGATCGCCGGCGGGGTGAGCGTGACGTGGCCGCGGTACCGCGCCGGCGGGATGGCTTCGCCGGACGGCCGCTGCCGGTCGTTCGACGCCGCCGCCGACGGCGCCGGGTTCGGTTCGGGCGCCGGAGCCGTGGTGCTGCGGCGGCTGTCCGACGCGCTCGCCGACGCCGACCACATCCACGCCGTGCTGCCCGGCTGGGCGATGACCAACGACGGCGGCGACCGCGCCGGGTACGCCGTGCCGAGCCCGGCGGGCCAGGCGGCGGCGATCGCCGAGGCACTGGCCGTCGCCGAGGTCGACCCGGCCGAGGTCCGGCTGGTCGAGGCGCACGGCAGCGGCACCCCGCTGGGCGACGCCATCGAGGTGGCCGCGCTCAACCGGGTGTACCGGGACGTCCCGGCCGGCACCTGCGCGCTCGGCTCGGTCAAGACGAACATCGGGCACCTCGACGCGGCCGCCGGGGTGGCCGGGCTGATCAAGGCGGTGCTTTCCGTGCGGCACGGCGTCATCCCGCCGAACCTGCACTTCACCGCGCCGCACCCGGAGGTCGACCTGGCCGGCGGGCCGTGTTACGTGCCCGTCAAGGCCGCGGACTGGCCGGCCGTGCCGCGGCGGGTGGCCGGGGTCAGCGCGTTCGGCATGGGTGGGACGAACGTCCACGTGCTCGTCGAAGAGCCGCCGGTGCCCGTACCGCGGGTGACCGCGGACGGCCCGCACGTCCTGCCGGTGTCCGCGCGGGACGGGAAAGCCCTGCGCGAGGCGCTTTCGGGGTTGCGGGACCGGCTCGCGGCCGATCCGCCGGACCTCGCCGACGTCGCCTACACCCTCGCCGTCGGCCGCCGGGAGCTCGCCGTCCGGGCGGCGGTGGTCGCGACGACCGCGGCCGAGGCCGTCGCCGCCCTCGACACGCTGCTCGACGAGGGGACGGATCTGGCCGGGGCGCCCGGCGCGGCCCGGGAACTGGCCGCCCGCTGGGTCGGCGGCGCCGCGGTCGACTGGGTCGCGAGGCACGACGGCGCCCGCCCCGGCCGGGTGCCGCTGCCCGGTTATCCGTTCCAGCGCAGCAGGTTCTGGATCGATCCGCCGGCTCGGTGA